One stretch of Lemur catta isolate mLemCat1 chromosome 2, mLemCat1.pri, whole genome shotgun sequence DNA includes these proteins:
- the PRSS27 gene encoding serine protease 27 isoform X1, which translates to MRRPLVVELLLLLLLLLLRFGTQGAKVSRACGRPQTLNRMVGGQDALEGEWPWQVSIQHNGSHFCGGSLITERWVLTAAHCFSNTSKTSLYRVLLGARQLVQPGPHAVYARVKRVESNPLYRGMASSADVALVELEAPVTFTNYILPVCVPDPSVIFETGTNCWVTGWGSPSEQDNLPNPRILQKLAVPIIDTPKCNLLYSKDAESGFQPKTIKDDMICAGFAEGKKDACKGDSGGPLVCLVGQSWLQAGVISWGEGCARENRPGVYIRVTSHHNWIHRVIPELQFQRARPGGQQRGPRGQQPLGRNLAPCQAAPTVLLVLLALLTRL; encoded by the exons ATGAGGCGGCCCCTGGTggtggagctgctgctgctgctgctgctgctgctgctgcggttTG gGACGCAGGGGGCCAAGGTGTCAAGAG CCTGCGGGCGCCCGCAGACGCTGAACCGGATGGTGGGTGGGCAGGACGCCCTGGAGGGCGAGTGGCCCTGGCAGGTCAGCATCCAGCACAATGGGAGCCACTTCTGCGGGGGCAGCCTCATCACGGAGCGGTGGGTCCTCACCGCGGCGCACTGCTTCTCCAA CACCTCCAAAACATCCCTGTACCGGGTCCTGCTGGGGGCGCGGCAGCTGGTGCAGCCAGGGCCACACGCCGTGTACGCCCGGGTGAAGCGGGTGGAGAGCAACCCCCTGTACCGGGGCATGGCCTCCAGTGCCGACGTGGCCCTGGTGGAGCTGGAGGCACCAGTGACGTTCACCAATTACATCCTCCCCGTGTGCGTGCCCGACCCCTCGGTCATCTTTGAGACGGGCACAAACTGCTGGGTCACGGGCTGGGGCAGCCCCAGTGAGCAAG ACAACCTGCCCAATCCCCGGATCCTGCAGAAGCTGGCTGTGCCCATCATCGACACGCCCAAGTGCAACCTGCTCTACAGCAAAGACGCCGAGTCTGGCTTCCAGCCCAAAACCATTAAGGACGACATGATCTGTGCCGGCTTCGCCGAGGGCAAGAAGGATGCCTGCAAG GGCGACTCCGGCGGCCCCCTGGTGTGCCTGGTGGGCCAGTCCTGGCTGCAGGCTGGGGTGATCAGCTGGGGCGAGGGCTGTGCCCGGGAGAACCGCCCTGGCGTCTACATCCGGGTCACTTCCCACCACAACTGGATCCATCGGGTCATTCCCGAACTGCAGTTCCAGCGGGCCAGGCCGGGCGGCCAGCAGAGAGGTCCCCGGGGCCAGCAGCCCCTTGGCCGGAACCTCGCGCCCTGCCAGGCTGCCCCCACCGTCCTGCTGGTCCTCCTGGCGCTCCTCACCCGCCTCTGA
- the PRSS27 gene encoding serine protease 27 isoform X2: MEPGSASALELASPTQAQRPCQARGHEAAPGGGAAAAAAAAAAAVWDAGGQGVKSTSKTSLYRVLLGARQLVQPGPHAVYARVKRVESNPLYRGMASSADVALVELEAPVTFTNYILPVCVPDPSVIFETGTNCWVTGWGSPSEQDNLPNPRILQKLAVPIIDTPKCNLLYSKDAESGFQPKTIKDDMICAGFAEGKKDACKGDSGGPLVCLVGQSWLQAGVISWGEGCARENRPGVYIRVTSHHNWIHRVIPELQFQRARPGGQQRGPRGQQPLGRNLAPCQAAPTVLLVLLALLTRL; the protein is encoded by the exons ATGGAGCCGGGCAGCGCCAGTGCTCTGGAACTCGCGTCGCCGACCCAGGCCCAGCGCCCCTGCCAGGCCCGAGGACATGAGGCGGCCCCTGGTggtggagctgctgctgctgctgctgctgctgctgctgcggttTG gGACGCAGGGGGCCAAGGTGTCAAGAG CACCTCCAAAACATCCCTGTACCGGGTCCTGCTGGGGGCGCGGCAGCTGGTGCAGCCAGGGCCACACGCCGTGTACGCCCGGGTGAAGCGGGTGGAGAGCAACCCCCTGTACCGGGGCATGGCCTCCAGTGCCGACGTGGCCCTGGTGGAGCTGGAGGCACCAGTGACGTTCACCAATTACATCCTCCCCGTGTGCGTGCCCGACCCCTCGGTCATCTTTGAGACGGGCACAAACTGCTGGGTCACGGGCTGGGGCAGCCCCAGTGAGCAAG ACAACCTGCCCAATCCCCGGATCCTGCAGAAGCTGGCTGTGCCCATCATCGACACGCCCAAGTGCAACCTGCTCTACAGCAAAGACGCCGAGTCTGGCTTCCAGCCCAAAACCATTAAGGACGACATGATCTGTGCCGGCTTCGCCGAGGGCAAGAAGGATGCCTGCAAG GGCGACTCCGGCGGCCCCCTGGTGTGCCTGGTGGGCCAGTCCTGGCTGCAGGCTGGGGTGATCAGCTGGGGCGAGGGCTGTGCCCGGGAGAACCGCCCTGGCGTCTACATCCGGGTCACTTCCCACCACAACTGGATCCATCGGGTCATTCCCGAACTGCAGTTCCAGCGGGCCAGGCCGGGCGGCCAGCAGAGAGGTCCCCGGGGCCAGCAGCCCCTTGGCCGGAACCTCGCGCCCTGCCAGGCTGCCCCCACCGTCCTGCTGGTCCTCCTGGCGCTCCTCACCCGCCTCTGA